In a single window of the Labilithrix sp. genome:
- a CDS encoding lipoyl domain-containing protein yields the protein MSGGDDGSDDDGVAIVIPELGESVAEGTLERWIARSGDRVARDQPVVSLSLDKVDVELEAPADGVLVVRALEREVVKPGDVIARIVPPAPRDDARERRHDALLAAIAAAPDDDGPRQVYADFLLETAAPLRAWGAETTASRGEYLRLVARLKAGPGDAALIARRDALEPLARATASSLVPVRGTPTVEDGFVVGFEAELETLVEAGERLFASAPIRALGVRGIDRSGAAAALLGLPRLEQLRALTLAGAPGGVVDDLARIVTSPRLANVRRMTLRGLTLDAGVGDALARARLVHLELTRCAVPGAPELIAAVAALPPSLETLVLRGVRAGAADAKTVADELRAATRAKVLF from the coding sequence ATGAGCGGCGGCGACGACGGCAGCGACGACGACGGCGTCGCGATCGTCATCCCCGAGCTCGGAGAGTCGGTCGCCGAGGGCACGCTGGAGCGCTGGATCGCGCGCAGCGGCGATCGGGTCGCGCGCGATCAGCCGGTCGTCAGCCTGTCGCTCGACAAGGTCGACGTCGAGCTCGAAGCCCCCGCCGACGGCGTGCTCGTCGTTCGCGCGCTCGAGCGGGAGGTCGTCAAGCCGGGCGACGTCATCGCGCGCATCGTGCCACCGGCGCCGCGCGATGATGCGCGGGAGCGCCGGCACGACGCGCTGCTCGCCGCGATCGCGGCGGCGCCCGACGACGACGGGCCGCGCCAGGTCTACGCCGACTTCCTCCTCGAGACGGCGGCGCCGCTTCGCGCCTGGGGCGCCGAGACCACCGCGTCGCGCGGCGAGTACCTCCGCCTCGTGGCGCGGTTGAAGGCCGGTCCCGGCGACGCCGCCCTGATCGCGCGGCGGGACGCGCTCGAGCCGCTCGCGCGCGCGACGGCGAGCTCGCTCGTGCCGGTCCGCGGGACCCCGACCGTCGAGGACGGCTTCGTCGTCGGGTTCGAGGCGGAGCTGGAGACGCTCGTCGAGGCGGGCGAGCGCCTGTTCGCGAGCGCGCCGATCCGCGCGCTCGGCGTGCGCGGGATCGATCGCAGCGGAGCGGCGGCGGCGCTCCTCGGTCTGCCACGGCTCGAGCAGCTCCGCGCGCTCACGCTCGCCGGAGCGCCCGGCGGCGTCGTCGATGACCTCGCGCGTATCGTGACCTCGCCGCGGCTCGCGAACGTTCGGCGCATGACGCTGCGCGGGCTCACGCTCGATGCGGGCGTGGGCGACGCGCTCGCGCGCGCGCGGCTCGTTCATCTCGAGCTCACGCGCTGCGCGGTCCCTGGAGCGCCGGAGCTGATCGCGGCGGTCGCGGCGCTGCCGCCGTCGCTCGAGACCCTCGTCTTGCGCGGCGTGCGCGCCGGCGCCGCGGACGCGAAGACCGTCGCCGACGAGCTACGCGCCGCGACGCGCGCGAAGGTGCTCTTCTGA
- a CDS encoding class I SAM-dependent methyltransferase has translation MWSVRRIVRTVDRSVKRHGVVGSLVHVATSVAERVRSRGHHRDDGHDGAANTDAVEDEDFDTKYGVSTGGEIPQTELDVKDENWIHGSAYVPTSPVDFAEVLGDLGLDYEETSFVDLGSGKGRVLLMAAGLPWKRVVGVEFSPQLSEICRDNLRRFTGPKRCADLSVETTDATKYPLPAGPLVVFMYHPFDEKVMAPVADNVVASLRADPRRVLVVYFKPVHRDVWDENPAFSLRKETPLYAIYESKAR, from the coding sequence ATGTGGAGCGTCCGGCGCATCGTGAGGACGGTGGATCGCTCGGTGAAGCGGCACGGCGTCGTCGGCTCCCTCGTGCACGTCGCGACGTCGGTGGCGGAGCGCGTGCGGAGCCGCGGTCATCATCGCGACGACGGTCACGACGGCGCGGCGAACACGGACGCGGTCGAGGACGAGGACTTCGACACGAAGTACGGCGTCTCCACCGGCGGCGAGATCCCGCAGACCGAGCTCGACGTGAAGGACGAGAACTGGATCCACGGCTCGGCCTACGTGCCGACGTCGCCGGTCGACTTCGCGGAGGTGCTCGGCGACCTCGGCCTCGACTACGAAGAGACCTCCTTCGTCGACCTCGGCTCCGGCAAGGGCCGCGTGCTCCTCATGGCGGCCGGGCTCCCCTGGAAGCGCGTCGTCGGCGTGGAGTTCTCTCCGCAGCTCTCCGAGATCTGTCGCGACAACCTGCGGCGCTTCACCGGCCCGAAGAGGTGCGCCGACCTCAGCGTCGAGACGACGGACGCGACGAAGTACCCGCTGCCGGCGGGGCCGCTCGTCGTGTTCATGTACCACCCGTTCGACGAGAAGGTGATGGCGCCCGTCGCGGACAACGTCGTCGCGTCGCTCCGCGCCGATCCGCGCCGCGTGCTCGTCGTCTACTTCAAGCCGGTGCACCGCGACGTCTGGGACGAGAACCCGGCGTTCTCGCTCCGCAAGGAGACGCCGCTCTACGCGATCTACGAGTCGAAGGCTCGCTAG
- the acpS gene encoding holo-ACP synthase, with translation MDEKLQAGGRGRHNFGMAGLSVGIDLVRTRSVEEAIAEFGDRYLRRVFTDAEVAYAMSAPAPAVASARLAARFAAKEAAMKALDLGERGVGWRDIEVVRTPTGAPALALHGNAAAALQERGTPTLSVSLSHEAEYATAVVVSLHSAGKASF, from the coding sequence ATGGATGAAAAGCTTCAGGCGGGTGGTCGGGGGCGGCATAATTTCGGGATGGCGGGGCTCTCGGTCGGGATCGACCTCGTGCGGACGCGCAGCGTCGAGGAGGCGATCGCAGAGTTCGGAGATCGGTATCTCCGGCGCGTGTTTACGGACGCCGAGGTCGCCTACGCGATGAGCGCGCCCGCGCCCGCCGTCGCGAGCGCGCGGCTCGCGGCGCGGTTCGCGGCGAAGGAGGCGGCCATGAAGGCGCTCGACCTGGGCGAGCGCGGGGTCGGTTGGCGCGACATCGAGGTCGTACGCACACCTACCGGAGCGCCGGCGCTTGCCTTGCATGGGAACGCTGCTGCTGCCTTGCAGGAACGCGGGACTCCGACCCTCTCTGTTAGCCTCAGCCACGAAGCCGAATACGCCACCGCCGTGGTCGTCTCTCTTCACTCCGCCGGAAAGGCCTCTTTTTGA
- a CDS encoding DUF1839 family protein, with protein sequence MPRVRSLPIDAKTYQRHALHADDVVWVEKNCYIDVWIELVHAAGCDPYAMLPFCAAIDFEVDQWTFFKPKHEELFELYGIDVQELNLWRPLADHVAVHVGAGKLVAVEADAWWLPDTAGTDYRAQHTKTTIIINDFDLEDKRLGYFHNASYHALEGEDFDKTFRVGVPTDPAFMPFYAEVARMDRLVKRPKEELVALAKVHLAKHLARRPATNPVTRFGEALAGDLARLQAEGLPVYHAWAFATLRQLGAATELLAQHLRWRGDDVAVAAAEDLHAVSAGAKTLILKGARAVNSKKPLDATALFTDMSAAYDRAMQRLAAG encoded by the coding sequence ATGCCGCGCGTCCGCTCGCTCCCGATCGACGCGAAGACGTACCAGCGCCATGCGCTGCACGCCGACGACGTCGTGTGGGTCGAGAAGAACTGTTACATCGACGTCTGGATCGAGCTCGTGCACGCGGCCGGCTGCGACCCGTACGCGATGCTCCCCTTCTGCGCGGCGATCGACTTCGAGGTCGATCAGTGGACGTTCTTCAAGCCGAAGCACGAGGAGCTGTTCGAGCTGTACGGCATCGACGTGCAGGAGCTGAACCTGTGGCGGCCGCTCGCCGATCACGTCGCGGTCCACGTCGGCGCGGGGAAGCTGGTCGCGGTCGAGGCGGACGCGTGGTGGCTGCCCGACACCGCGGGCACGGACTACCGCGCGCAGCACACGAAGACGACGATCATCATCAACGACTTCGATCTCGAGGACAAACGGCTCGGCTACTTCCACAACGCGAGCTACCACGCGCTCGAGGGCGAGGACTTCGACAAGACGTTCCGCGTCGGCGTGCCGACGGATCCGGCCTTCATGCCGTTCTACGCCGAGGTCGCGCGCATGGACCGCCTGGTGAAGCGGCCGAAGGAGGAGCTCGTCGCGCTCGCGAAGGTGCACCTCGCGAAGCACCTCGCGCGCCGCCCCGCGACGAACCCGGTCACGCGCTTCGGCGAGGCGCTCGCGGGCGATCTCGCGCGCCTCCAGGCGGAGGGCCTACCCGTGTATCATGCATGGGCCTTCGCGACGCTCCGCCAGCTCGGCGCGGCGACGGAGCTCCTCGCCCAGCACCTCCGCTGGCGCGGCGACGACGTCGCGGTCGCGGCGGCGGAGGACCTCCACGCCGTGAGCGCGGGCGCGAAGACCCTCATCCTCAAGGGCGCCCGCGCGGTAAACTCGAAGAAGCCCCTCGACGCCACCGCGCTCTTCACCGACATGAGCGCCGCCTACGACCGCGCGATGCAACGCCTCGCGGCGGGCTGA
- a CDS encoding tetratricopeptide repeat protein produces MALPARSAVDWFSTGTEHLVAGRLREAIRCLERAVDEAPSPGAHHNLAVALRAHGDLDRARQHATAAARLGGSAPSLALVGSLHSLAGDHDAALETFRRAVAVAPAHQVSRYYLGIALAASGDRDGAIEELSSLLEGSQLPVLVRERIRAQLVELADGSGPIARDLCSTPLVTEIVDARRRAIAPPPASRPTAGGATIDVAEAASLVDGARRIVALTGAGVSSASGLATRKELWQRHDRDDAVSIWRFRRDPSPLWTVVRELLDGVDPAPNAAHRALAAMPRLGAVVTQNVEGLHQAAGTPCPVLELHGTLLATRCDSCGARPGRTCAELLGGPLPPACACGGVLRPDVVLFGEWVDRELLARAAELCAACDLLLVVGTAADVAPAADLPLLAAARGTTVVEIKRNPSRLQRTIGAKHLPGRAEDVLPALVEAMR; encoded by the coding sequence GTGGCGCTGCCTGCTCGTTCGGCCGTCGATTGGTTCTCGACCGGGACCGAGCACCTCGTCGCGGGCCGCCTTCGCGAGGCGATCCGCTGCCTCGAACGCGCGGTGGACGAAGCGCCGTCGCCCGGCGCGCATCACAACCTCGCCGTCGCGTTGCGCGCGCACGGGGATCTCGATCGCGCGCGGCAGCACGCGACCGCCGCTGCTCGGCTCGGCGGGAGCGCACCGAGCCTCGCGCTCGTCGGATCGTTGCACAGCCTCGCGGGCGATCATGACGCGGCGCTCGAGACGTTTCGTCGTGCGGTCGCGGTCGCGCCCGCGCATCAGGTGTCGCGCTACTACCTCGGCATCGCGCTGGCCGCGTCGGGCGATCGGGACGGCGCGATCGAGGAGCTCTCCTCGTTGCTCGAGGGCTCGCAGCTGCCCGTCCTCGTGCGCGAGCGCATTCGCGCCCAGCTCGTCGAGCTCGCCGACGGCAGCGGTCCGATCGCGCGCGATCTGTGCTCGACGCCGCTCGTCACCGAGATCGTGGACGCACGGCGCCGCGCGATCGCGCCACCTCCGGCGTCGCGTCCAACCGCCGGCGGCGCCACGATCGACGTCGCCGAGGCGGCGTCGCTCGTCGATGGAGCGCGCCGCATCGTCGCGCTCACCGGCGCCGGCGTCTCGTCGGCGAGCGGTCTCGCGACGCGCAAGGAGCTGTGGCAGCGTCACGATCGCGACGACGCCGTCTCGATCTGGCGCTTTCGTCGCGACCCGTCGCCGTTGTGGACCGTCGTTCGCGAGCTCCTCGATGGCGTCGATCCCGCGCCGAACGCCGCGCATCGCGCGCTCGCGGCGATGCCGCGGCTCGGCGCGGTCGTCACGCAGAACGTCGAGGGGTTGCATCAGGCCGCCGGGACGCCGTGCCCCGTCCTCGAGCTGCACGGCACGTTGCTCGCGACGCGATGCGACTCGTGTGGCGCGCGGCCGGGGCGCACGTGCGCCGAGCTCCTCGGCGGGCCGCTGCCGCCCGCGTGCGCGTGCGGTGGCGTGTTGCGTCCCGACGTCGTCCTGTTCGGCGAGTGGGTCGATCGCGAGCTGCTCGCGCGCGCGGCGGAGCTGTGCGCCGCGTGCGATCTGCTGCTCGTAGTCGGGACCGCGGCCGACGTCGCGCCGGCGGCGGACCTCCCGCTCTTGGCGGCGGCGCGCGGGACGACCGTCGTCGAGATCAAGCGCAACCCCTCGCGGCTGCAGCGCACGATCGGCGCGAAGCACCTCCCCGGACGGGCCGAGGACGTCTTGCCGGCGCTGGTCGAGGCCATGCGATGA
- a CDS encoding phospholipase, translated as MREVELEIAGLRVVGVGDPESAAMVVVLLHGFAMKPADLSPFAHSLRLPAWFLFPEGPLEGGGARAWWHIDEVAREAAIARGPRDFAEQHPPDLPAARARLEALVGELTPRVAGRPFYLGGFSQGAMLSFDAVLRSSFELAGLLLFSGSRIAWDEQEPLLARARLRGRPALVAHGRTDADLAFAAGVALRDAATAAGADVTWLPFEQGHEIPLVVWRTLRKMLSERA; from the coding sequence GTGCGGGAGGTCGAGCTCGAGATCGCGGGTCTCCGCGTCGTCGGCGTGGGCGATCCGGAGTCGGCGGCGATGGTCGTCGTCCTGCTCCACGGCTTCGCGATGAAGCCGGCGGACCTCTCGCCGTTCGCTCATTCGCTCCGCTTGCCGGCGTGGTTCCTCTTCCCGGAGGGACCGCTCGAAGGCGGCGGCGCGCGGGCGTGGTGGCACATTGACGAGGTCGCGCGCGAGGCGGCGATCGCGCGTGGCCCGCGCGACTTCGCGGAGCAGCACCCGCCCGATCTGCCGGCGGCGCGCGCGCGGCTCGAGGCGCTCGTGGGTGAGCTCACGCCGCGCGTCGCCGGTCGCCCGTTCTACCTCGGCGGGTTCTCGCAGGGCGCGATGCTCTCGTTCGACGCCGTGCTCCGCTCGTCCTTCGAGCTCGCGGGCTTGCTCCTCTTCTCCGGCTCGCGCATCGCGTGGGACGAGCAAGAGCCGCTCCTCGCGCGCGCGCGGCTCCGCGGTCGTCCTGCGCTCGTCGCGCATGGCCGCACCGACGCGGACCTCGCCTTCGCGGCGGGTGTGGCGCTCCGCGACGCTGCGACGGCGGCGGGCGCGGACGTCACGTGGCTCCCGTTCGAGCAGGGGCACGAGATCCCGCTCGTCGTTTGGCGTACGCTGCGGAAGATGCTGAGCGAGAGGGCCTGA